The Xanthobacter flavus genome includes a window with the following:
- a CDS encoding RidA family protein codes for MSKIADRLAQLGIVLPDAAVPSANYVPTRRIGTCLYVAGQVPTRDGQDQFTGKLGDTVSLADGQAAARLCAINLLAQLSKALGGDLGQVAGVVRLGGFVNAVPEFGDHPKVINGASDLMVEVFGDAGRHVRIAVGSSSLPRNVPVEVEGVFEIHER; via the coding sequence ATGAGCAAGATCGCAGACCGCCTCGCGCAACTTGGCATCGTGCTTCCCGATGCCGCCGTCCCTTCGGCCAATTACGTGCCGACCCGGCGCATTGGGACGTGCCTCTACGTGGCCGGCCAGGTGCCCACCCGCGACGGACAGGATCAGTTCACCGGCAAGCTCGGCGACACAGTGTCCCTCGCCGACGGTCAGGCCGCGGCGCGCCTTTGCGCCATCAACCTGCTCGCACAGCTGTCGAAGGCACTAGGTGGCGATCTGGGCCAGGTGGCTGGCGTTGTGCGCCTCGGAGGCTTCGTGAACGCCGTGCCTGAGTTCGGTGATCACCCCAAGGTCATCAACGGTGCCTCGGACCTTATGGTCGAGGTATTCGGCGACGCCGGGCGTCACGTACGCATCGCAGTCGGCAGTTCGTCGTTGCCGCGTAATGTGCCGGTCGAGGTGGAAGGGGTGTTCGAGATCCACGAGAGGTAG
- a CDS encoding GlxA family transcriptional regulator — protein sequence MGGGLQQRHVVFVVFPDALVLDLSGPLAAFELSCETSEGAAPPYRLTVASVAGGLVRTSSGLELMSQPLAGVGEVDTLVIVGGPGVHIAAREPLLLAWLSERAGGIRRVCSVCTGTFVLAAAGLLGGRRVVTHWGSCRLLQDRYPDLMVSADAIYEHDGPVWTSAGVTAGIDLALALIEDDRGRAEAIRVAKRLVVFLKRGGGQTQFSVPLALQEADDGGFEALHSWISDHLDQDLRVETLAERVSMSPRTFARLYVARTGRTPAKVVEELRIEAARRALEETRQSIKEIAVRCGFVDEERMRRAFRRRLGVNPQDYRGKFGSIEAGGDVR from the coding sequence ATGGGGGGCGGCTTGCAGCAGCGACATGTCGTCTTCGTGGTGTTCCCCGATGCCCTGGTGCTCGACCTCTCCGGTCCACTGGCAGCGTTTGAACTGTCCTGCGAGACCTCCGAAGGCGCCGCGCCGCCCTACCGCCTGACGGTGGCGTCGGTGGCAGGCGGGCTGGTGCGCACGTCGTCGGGCCTGGAGCTGATGAGCCAACCGCTCGCGGGTGTGGGCGAGGTGGACACGTTGGTGATCGTGGGCGGGCCTGGGGTGCATATCGCCGCACGCGAGCCGCTCCTGCTGGCGTGGCTCTCGGAACGCGCCGGGGGCATCCGCCGGGTCTGCTCCGTCTGCACAGGCACTTTTGTGCTTGCGGCGGCCGGGTTACTCGGGGGGCGGCGGGTGGTGACGCACTGGGGTTCCTGCCGGCTCCTTCAGGATCGCTATCCGGATCTCATGGTGTCGGCCGATGCGATCTACGAGCATGACGGTCCCGTCTGGACCTCCGCAGGCGTGACCGCGGGCATCGATCTGGCGCTCGCCCTGATCGAGGACGACCGCGGCCGAGCCGAGGCCATCAGGGTGGCCAAGCGGCTGGTCGTCTTCTTGAAGCGTGGTGGAGGACAGACTCAGTTCAGCGTCCCGCTGGCCCTACAGGAGGCCGATGACGGCGGCTTCGAGGCCCTGCACAGCTGGATCAGCGATCACCTCGACCAGGACCTCCGGGTCGAGACCCTCGCCGAGCGCGTTTCCATGAGCCCGCGCACTTTCGCCCGGCTCTATGTGGCGCGGACGGGGCGCACGCCGGCCAAGGTGGTGGAGGAGTTGCGGATCGAGGCTGCCCGCCGCGCTCTCGAGGAGACACGGCAGAGCATCAAGGAGATCGCGGTTCGCTGCGGCTTCGTCGACGAAGAGAGGATGAGGCGCGCCTTTCGCCGCCGATTGGGCGTGAACCCGCAGGACTACCGCGGCAAGTTCGGATCGATCGAAGCCGGCGGCGACGTACGCTGA
- a CDS encoding DJ-1/PfpI family protein, protein MNKTTLDIGLLFFPGMTQLDVTGPFEVFARLPGARMHLLWKSIEPITSDVGLTLMPTTTFADCPQLDVLCVGGGPGQMALMDNEEVMAFVAQAGARARYVTSVCAGCFILAGAGLLDGYKSACHWLSRDQLAILGAIPVKERIVVDRNRISGGGVTAGIDFAFQVAAELCGDEVAKRVQLMLEYDPKPPFDITEDNAPAELIAEVRSAARPLLEERLRSSQRAVARMQHGTGPQGADSAALPSCSGAS, encoded by the coding sequence GTGAATAAAACAACGCTGGATATCGGACTTCTCTTTTTCCCCGGCATGACCCAATTGGATGTCACGGGACCGTTCGAAGTCTTCGCCCGCCTGCCCGGCGCCCGGATGCATCTGCTTTGGAAGTCCATCGAGCCGATCACGAGCGACGTGGGGCTCACTCTCATGCCGACGACCACTTTCGCGGACTGTCCGCAACTGGACGTGCTCTGCGTCGGTGGTGGTCCGGGGCAGATGGCGCTGATGGATAACGAGGAGGTGATGGCTTTCGTCGCCCAGGCGGGCGCGCGCGCGCGCTATGTAACGTCCGTGTGCGCCGGGTGTTTCATCCTCGCGGGTGCCGGGCTGCTCGATGGCTACAAGTCCGCGTGCCATTGGCTGTCGCGCGATCAGCTCGCGATCCTCGGCGCCATCCCGGTCAAGGAACGCATCGTGGTGGACCGCAACCGCATCTCCGGAGGCGGCGTCACGGCGGGGATCGACTTCGCCTTCCAGGTGGCGGCCGAGCTGTGCGGCGACGAGGTCGCGAAGCGCGTCCAGCTGATGCTGGAGTATGACCCGAAGCCACCCTTCGACATCACCGAGGACAACGCTCCGGCCGAGCTTATAGCCGAGGTCCGGTCCGCCGCCCGCCCGCTGCTCGAGGAGCGGCTTCGCTCCAGCCAGCGGGCGGTCGCGCGAATGCAGCACGGCACGGGCCCGCAGGGGGCTGATTCCGCCGCGCTTCCCTCCTGCAGCGGGGCATCGTGA
- a CDS encoding Glu/Leu/Phe/Val family dehydrogenase: protein MTLQLTRMEEGGQSIFRFEDPDSDLSGVIVVDSLALGPATGGCRFWHYDDEAAMLSDARRLARGMSYKNAMAGLPLGGGKSVIRRPVGAFDRAALFRAFGRVLDEIGGDYLAAEDVGTTPRDMEVARSQTPFVFGLPADADQAGGDPSPWTALGVFLSIAHVCARRGRPLSESRIAVQGLGSVGADLCRRLHDAGASLVVADVHPEAAERLRATTPVEVVSPEEIHASDVDLFAPCALGAGLNEVTIPQLRARLVAGAANNQLATEADAGRLHERGILYVPDFVANAGGIINVAAEYLGHDRGMVHDAVHRTPGRLGQVLDRAEASRTSPALVADVMARELIVRAAGAMAENEGKRPL from the coding sequence ATGACCTTGCAACTGACCCGCATGGAGGAAGGCGGCCAGAGCATCTTCCGGTTCGAGGATCCCGACAGCGACCTGTCGGGGGTCATCGTGGTGGACTCGCTGGCGCTGGGGCCGGCGACCGGGGGCTGCCGCTTCTGGCACTATGACGACGAAGCCGCCATGCTCTCGGATGCCCGGCGCCTTGCCCGCGGCATGAGCTACAAGAACGCGATGGCAGGCCTGCCTTTGGGCGGCGGCAAGTCCGTCATCCGGCGGCCCGTTGGCGCCTTCGATCGAGCTGCGCTGTTCCGGGCATTCGGGCGGGTTCTGGACGAGATCGGAGGCGATTATCTGGCCGCCGAAGACGTGGGCACCACGCCGCGCGACATGGAAGTCGCGCGCTCGCAGACGCCTTTCGTCTTCGGGCTTCCGGCCGATGCGGACCAGGCCGGCGGCGATCCTTCGCCGTGGACCGCACTCGGCGTCTTTCTCAGCATCGCCCATGTGTGTGCACGGCGGGGCCGTCCGCTGTCGGAGAGTCGGATCGCGGTGCAGGGCCTCGGCAGCGTCGGTGCGGACCTCTGCCGCCGCCTGCATGACGCTGGCGCCTCGCTGGTGGTCGCCGACGTGCACCCGGAGGCGGCAGAGCGTCTGCGCGCGACGACCCCCGTGGAGGTGGTCTCGCCGGAGGAAATCCATGCGTCAGACGTCGACCTTTTCGCCCCCTGTGCGCTCGGTGCCGGGCTCAACGAGGTCACCATTCCGCAGCTGCGCGCGCGTCTCGTCGCTGGCGCCGCGAACAACCAGCTCGCCACCGAGGCGGATGCGGGCCGCCTGCACGAGCGGGGCATACTCTACGTGCCCGACTTCGTCGCCAATGCCGGAGGCATCATCAACGTGGCGGCAGAATACCTCGGGCACGACCGCGGTATGGTCCACGACGCCGTACACCGTACTCCCGGCCGCCTCGGGCAGGTGCTCGACCGGGCGGAGGCAAGCAGGACGTCGCCGGCGCTGGTCGCCGACGTCATGGCCCGGGAGCTGATCGTGCGGGCCGCCGGGGCCATGGCAGAAAACGAGGGAAAACGGCCGTTGTAG
- a CDS encoding ABC transporter substrate-binding protein, translating to MQKNRRGRATPRGCVRRPQSIQEADTARRGILEMTYDQGMQKRRSCLRALWVSGVGAIMALALAATPSAAEISEGVVKIGIINDQSGPLSDLSGKGSVVAARLAVEDFKKLSPNIKVELLVADHQNKADVGAQIVRRWFSEGVDMVADIGNSAVALAIQSLGREKNKLVMYSAVGTVEITGKQCAPTGLAWLHDNYNLVAGPIRKLVGQGQDKWFFIAADYAFGRNMVAESERMLGTVGGKSVGSVFHPLGNADYSSFLLQAQSSGAKVVAFANAGEQLVSSIKQWNEFNMNAGPQTPVALLMFLTDIHGMGLEMAKGLTGVTAWYWDLNDSTRAFAKRFYALHGAMPTAPQAAVYSAVFHYLKAVAAIESDDTDRVLEKMRATPVDDFYAPGAKLRADNKLIHDFYLVQVKEPKELEKPWAYYKVQETISAEVAYRPLSESDCPLVAGKAK from the coding sequence TTGCAAAAGAACAGGCGAGGGCGAGCCACTCCGCGCGGCTGCGTCCGTCGCCCGCAATCAATCCAGGAAGCCGATACGGCTCGCAGGGGAATACTCGAAATGACGTACGATCAAGGCATGCAGAAACGCAGAAGTTGCTTGCGGGCGCTTTGGGTATCCGGTGTCGGCGCCATCATGGCTCTCGCGCTCGCGGCGACGCCCTCGGCGGCGGAGATATCCGAGGGCGTTGTCAAGATTGGCATCATCAATGACCAATCCGGTCCCTTGTCCGATCTCTCCGGCAAGGGATCGGTGGTGGCCGCCAGGCTTGCCGTGGAGGATTTCAAGAAACTCTCGCCCAACATCAAGGTGGAACTCCTCGTCGCCGATCACCAGAACAAGGCTGACGTGGGAGCCCAGATCGTGCGGCGCTGGTTCTCCGAAGGCGTCGACATGGTGGCCGACATCGGAAATTCGGCAGTTGCCCTGGCCATCCAGTCTCTCGGGCGAGAAAAGAACAAGCTGGTGATGTACTCCGCCGTGGGCACGGTGGAGATCACCGGAAAGCAGTGCGCTCCGACCGGGCTCGCATGGCTGCACGACAACTACAACCTGGTCGCCGGCCCCATCCGCAAGCTCGTCGGCCAGGGGCAGGACAAATGGTTCTTCATCGCTGCCGACTACGCCTTCGGGCGCAACATGGTGGCTGAGTCCGAACGGATGCTCGGCACCGTCGGCGGCAAGTCCGTCGGCTCGGTGTTCCACCCGCTTGGCAATGCGGATTATTCCTCCTTCCTCCTCCAGGCGCAAAGCTCGGGTGCCAAGGTCGTCGCCTTTGCCAACGCCGGAGAGCAACTCGTTTCTTCCATCAAGCAGTGGAACGAGTTCAACATGAATGCCGGCCCCCAGACGCCGGTCGCGCTGCTCATGTTCCTCACCGACATCCACGGCATGGGCCTGGAGATGGCGAAGGGGCTGACGGGCGTCACGGCCTGGTATTGGGACTTGAACGACAGCACCCGCGCCTTCGCCAAGCGTTTCTATGCCCTGCACGGCGCCATGCCGACGGCGCCGCAGGCCGCGGTCTATTCCGCCGTGTTCCACTATCTGAAGGCGGTCGCGGCCATCGAGTCGGATGACACGGATCGCGTTCTCGAAAAGATGCGCGCGACGCCGGTCGATGACTTCTACGCACCGGGTGCCAAGCTCAGGGCCGACAACAAGCTGATCCACGATTTCTATCTGGTTCAAGTGAAGGAGCCGAAAGAGCTGGAAAAGCCTTGGGCTTACTACAAGGTCCAGGAGACGATCTCCGCCGAAGTCGCCTATCGCCCCCTGAGCGAGAGCGACTGTCCGCTGGTTGCCGGCAAAGCGAAATAG
- a CDS encoding amidohydrolase family protein: MPSKAFDVIISGGRVIDPETGRDEVADVGIRGGGIVRIGRIPEANGTRLIDATGRVVCPGFIDLHAHGQCVAADWMQAFDGVTTTLELEVGVLPVGTWYERQEQVGRVLNYGASASWIFARKQVMAGIVPDPGRHPMEMMGEGADNRGGWSSDVAGARAVEEICSVIEAGLREGGIGIGIAHGYAPGAGIKEMTRVCELAARHAAPTFTHIANMANADPLSSEDSYVRIVGLAAATGARMHICHLNSTSLHDIARCRALIQHAQACGLPVTVEAYPYGTGSTVISASFFAALDFPDRTGSGYNSIELIHNGAHLKDRADLLSAREADPAALVAWHFLDIENEPAFQDLLDLSVLYPGGIIASDGMPWVEPDGAIYRGEEWPLPKRLSSHPRSAGTFTKFIGEYWRDRGRIALVDALAKCTVLPARLIESCLPGMKRKGRLQEGCDADILVFDPATIASRASFSDMTAPAAGVDALLVCGRPVLLGGRLDARARPGRPLRARGPAHA; this comes from the coding sequence GTGCCGAGCAAAGCTTTCGATGTCATCATTTCCGGAGGGCGGGTGATCGATCCCGAGACCGGCCGCGACGAGGTCGCGGACGTCGGCATCAGGGGCGGCGGCATCGTGCGGATCGGGCGCATCCCGGAAGCGAACGGGACGCGCCTGATCGATGCGACCGGACGCGTCGTGTGCCCCGGCTTCATCGATCTCCACGCCCACGGCCAGTGCGTCGCCGCGGACTGGATGCAGGCATTCGATGGCGTGACGACGACGCTGGAGCTCGAGGTCGGCGTTCTTCCCGTCGGAACCTGGTACGAGCGGCAGGAGCAAGTCGGGCGGGTACTGAATTATGGTGCTTCGGCGAGCTGGATCTTCGCCCGCAAGCAGGTGATGGCCGGCATCGTGCCTGATCCGGGCCGGCATCCGATGGAAATGATGGGGGAGGGGGCCGATAATCGCGGCGGGTGGTCGAGCGACGTTGCGGGCGCGCGCGCGGTCGAGGAGATCTGCTCCGTCATCGAGGCCGGACTGCGGGAAGGGGGGATCGGCATCGGCATCGCCCACGGCTACGCCCCCGGCGCCGGGATCAAGGAGATGACGCGGGTCTGCGAGCTTGCCGCCCGCCATGCGGCTCCAACCTTCACGCACATCGCCAACATGGCCAACGCGGATCCGCTGAGTTCCGAAGATTCCTATGTCCGCATCGTCGGCCTGGCAGCCGCCACCGGCGCGCGCATGCACATCTGCCATCTCAACTCGACATCGCTGCACGACATCGCGCGGTGCCGGGCGCTGATCCAGCACGCACAGGCGTGCGGTCTCCCGGTCACGGTTGAGGCCTACCCCTACGGGACAGGCTCGACGGTAATTTCGGCGAGCTTCTTCGCGGCCTTGGATTTTCCGGATCGAACCGGGTCCGGATACAACAGCATCGAATTGATCCACAATGGCGCGCACTTGAAGGACAGGGCGGACCTTCTGTCGGCCCGGGAAGCGGACCCCGCCGCCTTGGTGGCATGGCATTTCCTTGATATCGAGAACGAACCGGCCTTTCAGGATCTACTAGATCTGTCGGTCCTCTACCCCGGCGGCATTATCGCCTCGGATGGAATGCCATGGGTGGAACCCGACGGCGCCATCTATCGCGGGGAGGAATGGCCGCTGCCGAAGCGCCTGTCGTCCCACCCGCGCTCAGCCGGAACCTTCACGAAGTTCATCGGCGAGTATTGGCGCGACCGTGGCAGGATCGCGCTCGTGGACGCGCTCGCCAAATGCACGGTGTTGCCGGCCCGCCTGATTGAAAGTTGCTTGCCCGGAATGAAGCGGAAGGGGCGCCTCCAGGAGGGGTGCGACGCGGATATCCTTGTGTTTGATCCCGCGACCATCGCCTCTCGGGCCAGCTTTTCCGACATGACGGCGCCGGCCGCAGGTGTCGACGCGTTGCTGGTGTGCGGGCGACCGGTCCTTCTGGGGGGCCGGCTTGACGCGCGCGCCCGGCCGGGGCGTCCGCTGCGTGCCCGAGGACCGGCGCATGCATGA
- a CDS encoding CobW family GTP-binding protein: MHDGEAALPVPVVIIAGALGAGKTSLINAMLVGDVDLPLAVIVNDFGAIAIDEAILSATGLPVFALKNGCICCSLQGDLLRTLAGVLSAGRPIGAIVIEASGVSDPRGIIEALHDPVLRRAVRLDAVVTVVDVEMHDVADDLWQAQVRAADIIVLAKAGETAAVDDLRARLAGRGKTLVVVADESGGIPLELLVGQPFQREGVPLTEASLISDDRFVHVEWTSPRPLALPRFRAIIENLAPRLVRAKGLIRVVERPGQTFLFQLVGRRASLLPSDLPVEGARLVLIGRAGNLDAAGAKAELEAMVQE, encoded by the coding sequence ATGCATGATGGCGAAGCCGCGCTTCCTGTTCCCGTCGTCATCATCGCAGGCGCGCTGGGGGCCGGAAAGACGAGCCTGATCAATGCTATGCTGGTCGGTGACGTGGATCTGCCCTTGGCCGTCATCGTCAATGACTTCGGCGCCATCGCCATCGACGAGGCCATCCTCTCCGCCACCGGCCTGCCGGTCTTCGCGCTGAAGAATGGATGCATCTGCTGCTCGCTGCAGGGCGACCTGCTGCGTACCCTTGCAGGGGTGCTGTCAGCCGGCCGGCCAATCGGTGCCATCGTGATCGAGGCGAGCGGCGTGTCCGACCCGCGCGGGATCATCGAAGCGCTGCATGATCCAGTCTTGCGGAGGGCGGTGCGGCTCGACGCCGTGGTGACGGTGGTGGACGTCGAGATGCATGATGTGGCCGACGACCTCTGGCAGGCCCAGGTCCGGGCCGCCGACATCATCGTTCTCGCCAAAGCCGGCGAGACGGCCGCCGTCGATGATCTGCGGGCGAGACTTGCGGGCAGGGGCAAGACGCTGGTCGTCGTTGCGGACGAGAGCGGGGGCATTCCGCTGGAGCTTCTCGTCGGCCAGCCCTTTCAGCGCGAGGGGGTGCCTCTCACCGAGGCCTCCTTGATCTCCGACGATCGCTTCGTCCATGTCGAGTGGACGTCGCCGCGTCCGCTGGCCCTCCCGCGGTTCAGGGCCATCATAGAGAACCTTGCGCCGCGTCTCGTGCGGGCCAAGGGGCTCATCCGCGTCGTCGAGCGGCCGGGCCAGACCTTCCTGTTCCAGCTCGTCGGCCGCCGCGCCAGCCTGCTGCCCTCGGATCTGCCCGTGGAGGGTGCGCGCCTGGTGCTGATTGGACGCGCAGGCAATCTTGACGCAGCAGGGGCAAAGGCCGAGCTCGAAGCGATGGTTCAAGAATAA
- a CDS encoding NAD(P)/FAD-dependent oxidoreductase: MAEIAVLGAGMVGVATALALQERGHDCVVIDRARPGSETSYGNAGIIQAEAVEPYALPTSPLALLAMAGGARNAVNLHWPSLPGQAPALFGYWRSSLPGPLGRVIPLWRQLVSEAVPRHAALIEAAGAEELIRRDGYWEVHDTEPGLAAAVREAERKGREHGVPFSVADRAGLAAAEPALRRAPAGAVHWTAPWTCLAPGGLVDAYARLFEERGGRLATGDARTLQRAGAGWQVAGMDVKIVVVALGPWSPELLRPLGYRVPMVRKRGYHRHYGGTHRLTRPMLLADHSVVLSPMRDGLRIATAAELSAVEPAASPRQLARGEAAARSFVDLGLPVEATPWSGTRPCLPGLLPLVCPAKRHAGLWFHFGHGHQGFTLGPVTAERLARSIDGDAAAVDGLDRGVN; this comes from the coding sequence ATGGCTGAAATTGCAGTTCTCGGTGCCGGCATGGTCGGCGTCGCCACGGCGCTGGCTCTGCAGGAGCGGGGACACGACTGTGTCGTCATCGATCGCGCGCGCCCCGGTTCGGAGACGAGCTACGGCAATGCGGGCATCATCCAGGCCGAAGCTGTCGAGCCGTACGCGCTGCCGACAAGTCCGCTGGCGCTCCTCGCGATGGCGGGCGGCGCCAGGAATGCCGTCAACCTGCACTGGCCGTCTTTGCCCGGGCAGGCGCCCGCGCTCTTCGGCTACTGGCGATCATCCCTGCCCGGTCCCTTGGGCCGGGTCATTCCGCTCTGGCGCCAGCTGGTGTCGGAGGCTGTGCCCCGACACGCCGCCCTCATCGAGGCGGCGGGCGCCGAGGAACTGATCCGTCGGGACGGCTATTGGGAGGTCCATGACACAGAGCCTGGCCTTGCTGCCGCCGTGCGCGAGGCCGAGCGAAAGGGGCGTGAGCATGGTGTCCCCTTCTCTGTCGCCGACCGGGCGGGGCTTGCCGCAGCCGAGCCTGCCTTGCGGCGCGCGCCGGCAGGGGCCGTTCACTGGACTGCGCCCTGGACCTGCCTTGCACCGGGAGGGCTGGTGGACGCCTACGCGCGGCTGTTCGAGGAGCGCGGCGGTCGGCTCGCCACTGGCGATGCACGGACCCTCCAGCGTGCCGGTGCCGGCTGGCAGGTCGCGGGAATGGACGTGAAGATCGTCGTCGTGGCACTCGGGCCCTGGTCGCCGGAGTTGCTCCGGCCGCTCGGCTATCGCGTGCCGATGGTGCGCAAGCGCGGCTATCATCGCCACTATGGCGGCACCCACCGCCTCACCCGGCCCATGCTGCTCGCGGACCACTCGGTGGTCCTGTCGCCGATGCGCGACGGCCTGCGCATCGCAACCGCCGCGGAGCTTTCCGCCGTGGAGCCGGCCGCCAGTCCACGCCAGCTCGCGCGGGGCGAGGCCGCAGCCCGGTCCTTCGTGGATCTGGGATTGCCCGTGGAAGCAACGCCCTGGTCCGGCACGCGCCCCTGCCTGCCGGGCCTGTTGCCGCTCGTCTGCCCGGCGAAGCGCCACGCCGGCCTGTGGTTCCACTTCGGCCACGGCCATCAGGGTTTCACCCTTGGGCCGGTAACGGCCGAGCGTCTGGCACGGTCCATCGACGGCGATGCGGCCGCGGTCGATGGTCTCGACCGCGGCGTGAACTAG
- a CDS encoding DJ-1/PfpI family protein codes for MSSSLQFGLLVFPRITQLDMTGPLQVFSSLPGAEVHLVWKRIEAVQSDTVLSILPTTTFADCPRLDVICVPGGYGTDDLMGDDEVLNFLRTQAAGAKFVTSVCTGSLVLAAARLLEGRKAATHWSAIDVLPVFGVTASRERVCIDGNRITGGGITAGIDLGLTVISELVDRRTAEAIQLRLEYNPAPPFNAGSPETAPADVLALLQERMKVAKARRLDLAKAAAARAS; via the coding sequence ATGTCCTCATCCCTGCAATTCGGCTTGCTCGTCTTTCCCCGCATCACGCAGCTCGACATGACCGGACCCCTGCAGGTGTTCTCCAGCCTGCCCGGCGCCGAGGTCCATCTGGTCTGGAAGCGCATCGAGGCAGTGCAGAGCGACACCGTGCTCTCCATCCTGCCCACCACCACCTTCGCTGATTGTCCCCGACTCGACGTCATCTGTGTTCCCGGCGGCTACGGCACCGATGACCTGATGGGCGACGACGAGGTGCTGAATTTCCTTCGCACGCAGGCGGCCGGCGCCAAGTTCGTCACCTCGGTCTGCACGGGCTCGCTGGTGCTTGCCGCAGCCCGGCTGCTGGAGGGGCGCAAGGCCGCGACTCACTGGAGCGCCATCGATGTCCTGCCCGTCTTTGGCGTGACTGCGAGCCGCGAGCGGGTGTGCATTGACGGAAACCGCATCACGGGCGGCGGCATCACCGCCGGCATCGATCTCGGCCTGACCGTGATTTCCGAATTGGTGGATCGCAGGACCGCCGAAGCCATCCAGCTGCGCCTGGAATACAATCCCGCGCCCCCCTTCAATGCGGGATCGCCAGAGACGGCCCCGGCCGATGTTCTGGCGCTGCTCCAAGAGAGGATGAAGGTGGCCAAGGCGCGCCGGCTCGACCTTGCCAAAGCGGCAGCGGCCCGCGCATCCTGA
- a CDS encoding GlxA family transcriptional regulator yields the protein MIGILIFPDFQLLDASGPASVFEIARRLVSTAPNVQMIAAQPGPVRSSCGVEVVASSLTSAKSITTLVVAGGLGVEAAIDCRTTLAFVRRNAARGVRVASVCSGAYVLAAAGLLDGRKATTHWCRTQDFVSRYPKVRLDPDRIFLRDGNVWTSAGITAGIDLALAIAAEEHGDAVAKHIACQLVLYHRRSGGQSQFSSLLELKTPNGRFGALLTWVREHLDKPLTVDMLADRAGLSPRHFARIFTAETGTTPSKAIERLRLEVAREHVQSSSEPIERVAEVTGFRDPERMRRAFVRAFGQAPQSLRRAARTI from the coding sequence ATGATCGGCATCCTGATCTTCCCGGATTTCCAGCTTTTGGACGCTTCGGGTCCGGCATCGGTGTTCGAGATCGCGCGCCGCCTGGTTTCCACCGCACCGAACGTGCAGATGATCGCGGCACAGCCCGGGCCGGTCCGTAGCTCCTGTGGGGTTGAGGTGGTGGCCTCCAGCCTCACGTCGGCCAAGTCCATCACGACGCTTGTCGTCGCCGGCGGGCTGGGTGTCGAGGCCGCCATCGACTGCCGGACGACCCTGGCCTTCGTCCGCCGCAATGCCGCGCGCGGCGTGCGGGTGGCGAGCGTTTGCTCCGGCGCCTACGTCCTGGCGGCGGCGGGGCTGCTGGACGGTCGCAAGGCAACGACCCACTGGTGCCGCACGCAGGATTTCGTCTCTCGCTATCCGAAGGTGAGGCTTGATCCGGACCGCATCTTCCTGCGCGACGGCAACGTCTGGACCTCTGCCGGTATCACCGCCGGGATCGATCTCGCGCTGGCCATCGCGGCGGAGGAGCATGGGGATGCGGTTGCAAAGCACATCGCCTGCCAGCTGGTGCTCTACCATCGCCGCAGCGGGGGGCAGTCACAATTCTCCTCGCTTCTGGAACTGAAGACTCCGAATGGGCGGTTCGGCGCCCTGCTCACCTGGGTGCGGGAGCATCTGGACAAACCCCTTACCGTCGACATGCTCGCCGACCGGGCGGGGCTGAGCCCCCGCCATTTCGCGCGCATTTTCACCGCGGAGACCGGGACGACGCCCTCCAAGGCCATCGAGCGCTTGCGCCTGGAGGTCGCCCGAGAGCACGTACAGTCATCGTCGGAACCCATCGAACGTGTCGCTGAAGTGACCGGCTTTCGGGATCCGGAGCGCATGCGCCGCGCCTTCGTCCGCGCCTTCGGCCAAGCGCCACAATCACTGCGGCGCGCGGCTCGGACCATTTAG